The Aedes aegypti strain LVP_AGWG chromosome 3, AaegL5.0 Primary Assembly, whole genome shotgun sequence genome contains a region encoding:
- the LOC5566869 gene encoding dipeptidase 1 — translation MTVFQSVLANKKLLAALIVAAIITVCAITIPLVLVSSSDDDDPQPFVGRDILDEVPLIDGHNDLPFNIYKVERNLLANFNLDSNLKEHPVWGQTASSHTDLPRLRKGKLGAQFWVAYIRCADTQYKDAVARTLEQIDVAKRVIAKYPDDLKYVTTAEGIMEAFQEKKIASLLVVEGGHSIDSRLPVLRMFYELGVRYMTLTHSCNLPWADASPIDDEDNPQLNNLSEWGHIVIREMNRLGMMIDISHVSYGVMQDVLKESLAPVIFSHSSAHTVHQHHRNVQDDVLRGLVKNNGIVMVNFYPLFVGGNTIDDVVKHFNHIKSVTGPDHIGIGGDYDGVGQTPEGLEDVSKYPDLFDMLASGNLTTGETFQPWTRDELRKLAGLNLLRVFKQVERVRDNMLATPPYEDIIPFAEFEKAGAADQPCMTNMNIHKE, via the exons ATGACCGTTTTCCAATCCG TTTTAGCAAACAAGAAATTGCTGGCAGCACTGATCGTGGCCGCCATTATAACGGTCTGCGCCATTACGATCCCGTTGGTGCTTGTATCGTCGAGCGATGATGATGATCCTCAGCCATTCGTGGGACGAGATATCCTCGATGAGGTTCCACTAATCGACGG CCATAATGATTTACCATTCAATATCTACAAAGTGGAGCGTAATCTACTGGCGAACTTCAACTTGGATTCCAATCTCAAAGAGCATCCTGTATGGGGTCAAACGGCGTCTAGCCATACGGATTTGCCCAGATTGCGGAAGGGCAAATTAGGGGCTCAATTTTGGGTGGCTTACATTCGTTGTGCTGATACGCAGTACAAGGACGCCGTAGCAAGGACTCTGGAGCAGATTGATGTGGCGAAGCGTGTCATAGCTAAGTATCCGGATGATCTGAAGTACGTTACTACAGCTGAAGGGATAATGGAGGCTTTCCAGGAGAAGAAGATCGCTTCGCTGTTGGTGGTGGAGGGTGGCCATTCGATCGATTCAAGATTGCCCGTTTTGCGAATGTTTTATGAATTGGGAGTTCGCTACATGACGCTGACGCATTCTTGTAATCTGCCGTGGGCGGATGCTTCGCCAATCGATGATGAGGACAATCCACAGCTGAACAATCTTTCTGAATGGGGTCACATAGTTATTCGGGAGATGAATAGACTGGGAATGATGATCGACATCTCCCATGTCAGCTACGGAGTAATGCAGGACGTACTCAAGGAAAGCTTGGCGCCAGTGATTTTCAGTCACTCGTCGGCGCACACGGTTCATCAACATCACCGAAATGTGCAAGACGATGTTTTACGAGGTCTAGTGAAGAACAACGGAATTGTCATGGTCAACTTTTATCCACTGTTTGTAGGAGGAAATACGATCGATGATGTAGTTA AGCACTTCAATCACATTAAATCCGTTACGGGTCCAGATCATATTGGTATAGGTGGTGACTACGATGGAGTTGGACAAACTCCTGAGGGGTTGGAGGACGTATCAAAATACCCGGACTTATTCGATATGTTGGCTTCCGGAAATCTTACAACTGGTGAAACCTTCCAACCGTGGACGAGAGACGAACTACGGAAGCTGGCTGGACTCAATCTGTTGAGAGTATTCAAGCAGGTCGAACGTGTTCGTGATAACATGCTGGCTACGCCTCCATATGAAGACATTATACCGTTTGCAGAATTTGAAAAAGCCGGAGCTGCCGACCAACCTTGCATGACCAATATGAATATTCATAAAGAGTGA
- the LOC5566868 gene encoding dipeptidase 1 produces MMNLRRALSNPKILAITVIALVAIVAVAIAVPLAVNSGDENDQKAEKQNAFFGRTVLDEVPLIDGHNDLPYNLYSFERNRINDFNLDRDLKLDPTWGKSKSSHTDIPRLLEGKVGAQFWVAYVSCSTQYKDAVERTLEQIDVIKRMVAQYPKYMKYVTSADGIMQAFKEKKIGSLIAVEGGHSMDSRLAMLRMFYELGVRYMTLTHTCNTPWADASPVDGNSSAVLKNVTEWGKNVIWEMNRLGMLIDISHVSHGVMVDVLTETKAPVIFSHSSSHNVFPHHRNVQDDVLKMLIENNGIIMVNFYTSFIGGNTIDYVLHHLNYIKSVTGPDHIGLGGDYDGVDSTPEGLEDVSKYPDLFDMLANGAYSNGTTFEAWTREDLQKLAGLNLLRVFREVEKVRDTMAKISPYEDLIPYQEFVDAGVADQPCMSDIDIHKS; encoded by the exons atgatGAATCTGAGACGAG CCCTCTCGAACCCTAAAATCCTGGCCATTACGGTCATCGCTCTCGTCGCAATAGTTGCCGTCGCCATCGCTGTGCCCCTAGCCGTCAATTCAGGTGACGAAAATGACCAAAAAGCTGAGAAACAGAACGCCTTCTTCGGGCGTACCGTCCTCGATGAGGTTCCACTTATCGATGG GCACAATGATTTACCGTACAATCTGTACAGTTTCGAACGCAACCGAATCAACGATTTCAACCTGGATCGTGACCTGAAGCTCGATCCCACGTGGGGCAAGTCCAAGAGCAGCCACACGGATATCCCGCGCTTGCTGGAGGGCAAAGTGGGGGCACAGTTTTGGGTGGCGTACGTGTCCTGCTCCACGCAGTACAAGGATGCCGTGGAGCGTACCCTTGAGCAGATCGATGTCATCAAACGCATGGTCGCTCAGTACCCGAAGTATATGAAGTATGTGACGTCTGCCGATGGAATTATGCAGGCATTCAAGGAGAAGAAGATTGGCTCGCTCATTGCAGTAGAGGGTGGCCACTCGATGGATTCCCGTTTGGCGATGCTGAGGATGTTCTATGAACTGGGGGTCCGTTACATGACACTGACGCACACGTGTAACACTCCTTGGGCGGATGCTTCCCCGGTCGATGGCAACAGTTCGGCTGTGTTGAAGAACGTAACCGAGTGGGGCAAGAATGTGATATGGGAAATGAATCGTCTGGGAATGTTGATCGACATTTCGCACGTGAGCCATGGAGTGATGGTGGATGTGCTGACCGAAACGAAGGCGCCTGTTATTTTCAGCCACTCGTCATCGCATAACGTGTTCCCGCATCATCGCAACGTTCAGGACGATGTGCTGAAGATGCTGATCGAGAACAATGGAATCATTATGGTGAACTTTTACACCTCGTTTATCGGCGGGAACACCATTGATTACGTTTTAC ATCACCTGAACTACATCAAATCCGTAACGGGCCCGGACCACATTGGCCTGGGTGGCGATTACGACGGCGTCGATAGCACCCCGGAAGGCCTCGAGGACGTCTCCAAGTATCCGGATTTGTTCGATATGCTAGCGAACGGGGCCTACAGCAATGGAACCACTTTCGAAGCGTGGACTCGCGAAGATCTGCAGAAGTTGGCTGGACTCAATTTGTTGCGCGTGTTCCGCGAGGTTGAAAAGGTTCGCGATACAATGGCAAAGATCAGCCCGTATGAAGACCTGATTCCGTACCAGGAGTTTGTTGATGCAGGAGTGGCCGACCAACCCTGTATGAGCGACATCGACATCCACAAGAGTTAG